A single genomic interval of Malania oleifera isolate guangnan ecotype guangnan chromosome 13, ASM2987363v1, whole genome shotgun sequence harbors:
- the LOC131145957 gene encoding probable inactive receptor kinase At4g23740, with amino-acid sequence MDSLFIFLVILTIFSRGTAEPIEDKQALLDFLHNISHWRPLNWNKNSSVCSSWTGVTCNHDESRIIALRLPAMGFHGPIPPNTLGRLSAIEILSLRSNSISGTFPSDFSELGNLTALYLQFNKFSGPLPSNFSVWKNLAIVNLSNNAFNGSIPSAISNLTLLTVLDLANNTLSGEIPKLYLPNLQQLNLSNNKLVGSVPQSLHRFPSSAFAGNNVSADTSASTIPPVLPPSAQLSRKTKKLSEPAILGIVLGSCALGFVVLAVSMIVCCSNRGVESVPGQVQKGEQSLKKRVGEGQDANNRLVFFEGCSLAFDLEDLLRASAEVLGKGTFGMTYKAALEDSTTVVVKRLKEVSVTRREFEQHVEVAGCIRHENLTSLRAYYYSKDEKLTMYDYYSQGSVSAMLHGKKGEGHPPLDWETRLRIAIGAARGVAHIHTENGGKLVHGNIKASNIFLNSQQYGCVSEYGLATLMNPVAPSLMRAAGYRAPEVTDSRKATQASDVYSFGVLLLELLTGKSPIHATGGDEVVHLVRWVHSVVREEWTAEVFDVELLRYPNIEEEMVEMLQIGMACVVRIAEQRPKMQEVVKMVEDIRRSGTGNQPSSETKSEVSTPPQLVNEIGSSLQQ; translated from the exons ATGGACTCTTTGTTCATCTTCTTGGTCATTTTAACAATTTTCTCACGCGGTACCGCTGAGCCGATCGAAGATAAGCAAGCTTTACTTGATTTTCTTCACAATATCTCCCACTGGCGCCCTCTGAATTGGAATAAGAACTCTTCAGTGTGCAGTAGTTGGACTGGGGTGACCTGTAACCATGATGAATCTAGAATCATTGCTCTCCGATTACCCGCAATGGGCTTTCATGGCCCTATCCCACCGAACACTCTTGGACGGTTATCGGCCATTGAGATTTTGAGTCTTAGATCGAACAGCATATCGGGCACTTTCCCATCAGATTTCTCAGAACTTGGAAATTTAACAGCATTGTATCTTCAGTTCAACAAATTCTCCGGCCCTTTGCCTTCAAATTTTTCGGTTTGGAAGAATCTTGCAATAGTCAATCTCTCCAACAATGCCTTTAATGGGAGTATCCCTTCTGCGATTTCCAATTTGACTCTACTCACTGTACTAGATCTCGCTAATAACACACTTTCAGGTGAAATACCCAAGCTGTATCTTCCTAACCTGCAGCAGCTGAATTTATCAAACAATAAACTCGTTGGGAGTGTGCCTCAGTCCCTGCATAGGTTTCCTAGTTCAGCATTTGCTGGTAATAATGTTTCTGCTGACACTTCAGCTTCGACAATTCCACCAGTTCTTCCTCCCAGTGCTCAACTGTCAAGGAAAACTAAGAAGCTTTCTGAACCTGCTATATTGGGAATTGTACTAGGCAGTTGTGCTCTAGGGTTTGTGGTATTGGCAGTTTCAATGATTGTTTGCTGTTCGAATAGAGGAGTTGAAAGTGTTCCAGGACAAGTGCAGAAGGGAGAACAGTCTTTAAAGAAAAGGGTTGGCGAGGGCCAAGATGCAAATAACAGGCTTGTGTTCTTTGAGGGTTGTAGTCTCGCATTTGATTTGGAggatttgttgagggcttctgCTGAAGTTTTGGGAAAGGGGACGTTTGGGATGACATATAAGGCTGCTTTGGAGGATTCAACCACAGTGGTAGTGAAGAGATTGAAGGAAGTGAGCGTGACAAGACGGGAGTTTGAGCAGCATGTTGAGGTTGCTGGATGCATTCGACACGAGAATCTGACTTCACTCAGGGCTTATTACTATTCCAAGGATGAGAAACTTACGATGTATGATTACTACAGCCAGGGAAGTGTATCTGCAATGTTACATG GGAAAAAAGGGGAAGGCCACCCTCCTTTAGATTGGGAAACCCGACTAAGAATTGCCATTGGGGCAGCAAGAGGCGTAGCTCACATTCACACAGAAAATGGTGGCAAACTTGTCCACGGGAACATAAAGGCCTCAAACATTTTCCTCAACTCCCAGCAATACGGTTGCGTATCAGAGTATGGTTTGGCAACATTGATGAACCCAGTAGCCCCTTCACTGATGAGAGCAGCAGGGTATCGAGCCCCAGAAGTAACAGACTCCCGTAAAGCAACCCAAGCTTCTGATGTCTACAGTTTTGGTGTCCTGCTGCTTGAGCTGCTCACTGGCAAATCCCCCATACATGCCACGGGCGGTGACGAGGTTGTACACCTGGTCAGGTGGGTTCACTCCGTAGTTCGAGAGGAGTGGACTGCAGAAGTCTTTGATGTGGAGCTGTTGAGATACCCAAACATAGAGGAGGAGATGGTTGAGATGTTACAAATAGGGATGGCTTGTGTTGTGAGAATAGCAGAGCAGAGACCGAAAATGCAGGAGGTAGTGAAGATGGTAGAGGACATCAGGCGGAGTGGCACTGGAAACCAGCCATCCTCCGAGACTAAATCGGAGGTCTCGACCCCACCACAGCTGGTGAATGAGATTGGCTCTTCTCTTCAACAGTGA
- the LOC131145958 gene encoding uncharacterized protein LOC131145958 isoform X2, with amino-acid sequence MDRYKMQRRVHIDESPPPRFDDDPPETPVDGDNRRGSLRLRPSPNNVTEDQEPFMGVKVRRKSSLHRDYKGDYLDVPSRPYLIKILEKQGDKKVLFADKVLKFTGTGKMKQRILLITDFAVYIVDPETDSLKRRIALAAVDKICLSELSDNFFAIIIPTEYDSLMASTRKTEIVTVLVEATKSASDYELEVAFSNRFEYHAGADLLKEIQFEEVEGGVKTRILRK; translated from the exons ATGGACCGATACAAAATGCAGCGTCGTGTCCACATCGACGAGTCTCCGCCCCCTCGATTCGACGACGACCCACCGGAGACTCCCGTCGACGGCGACAATCGACGGGGTTCGCTCAGGCTCCGACCCTCGCCCAACAATGTGACCGAAGATCAAGAGCCATTTATGGGGGTCAAGGTCCGAAGAAAGTCCTCTTTGCACAGAGATTACAAGGGGGACTACCTAGACGTGCCCTCGCGGCCGTACCTCATAAAGATTTTGGAAAAACAAG GTGACAAGAAAGTTCTGTTTGCAGACAAGGTTTTGAAATTTACTGGTACGGGGAAGATGAAACAGCGTATATTATTAATTACCGACTTTGCTGTTTACATTGTTGACCCAGAGACTGATTCCCTTAAACGGCGGATAGCCTTGGCTGCTGTTGATAAGATCTGTTTGAGTGAACTAAGTGACAATTTTTTTGCAATTATCATCCCCACCGAGTATGATTCACTTATGGCTAGCACTCGAAAGACTGAAATTGTCACTGTCTTAGTTGAAGCTACCAAGAGCGCATCTGACTATGAGCTTGAGGTTGCTTTCTCCAATAG GTTCGAGTATCATGCTGGTGCTGACTTGTTGAAGGAGATTCAATTCGAGGAGGTCGAAG GGGGTGTTAAAACAAGAATTCTAAGGAAATGA
- the LOC131145958 gene encoding uncharacterized protein LOC131145958 isoform X3, protein MDRYKMQRRVHIDESPPPRFDDDPPETPVDGDNRRGSLRLRPSPNNVTEDQEPFMGVKVRRKSSLHRDYKGDYLDVPSRPYLIKILEKQGDKKVLFADKVLKFTGTGKMKQRILLITDFAVYIVDPETDSLKRRIALAAVDKICLSELSDNFFAIIIPTEYDSLMASTRKTEIVTVLVEATKSASDYELEVAFSNRFFSFLGR, encoded by the exons ATGGACCGATACAAAATGCAGCGTCGTGTCCACATCGACGAGTCTCCGCCCCCTCGATTCGACGACGACCCACCGGAGACTCCCGTCGACGGCGACAATCGACGGGGTTCGCTCAGGCTCCGACCCTCGCCCAACAATGTGACCGAAGATCAAGAGCCATTTATGGGGGTCAAGGTCCGAAGAAAGTCCTCTTTGCACAGAGATTACAAGGGGGACTACCTAGACGTGCCCTCGCGGCCGTACCTCATAAAGATTTTGGAAAAACAAG GTGACAAGAAAGTTCTGTTTGCAGACAAGGTTTTGAAATTTACTGGTACGGGGAAGATGAAACAGCGTATATTATTAATTACCGACTTTGCTGTTTACATTGTTGACCCAGAGACTGATTCCCTTAAACGGCGGATAGCCTTGGCTGCTGTTGATAAGATCTGTTTGAGTGAACTAAGTGACAATTTTTTTGCAATTATCATCCCCACCGAGTATGATTCACTTATGGCTAGCACTCGAAAGACTGAAATTGTCACTGTCTTAGTTGAAGCTACCAAGAGCGCATCTGACTATGAGCTTGAGGTTGCTTTCTCCAATAG atttttctcttttcttgGAAGATGA
- the LOC131145958 gene encoding uncharacterized protein LOC131145958 isoform X1, giving the protein MDRYKMQRRVHIDESPPPRFDDDPPETPVDGDNRRGSLRLRPSPNNVTEDQEPFMGVKVRRKSSLHRDYKGDYLDVPSRPYLIKILEKQGDKKVLFADKVLKFTGTGKMKQRILLITDFAVYIVDPETDSLKRRIALAAVDKICLSELSDNFFAIIIPTEYDSLMASTRKTEIVTVLVEATKSASDYELEVAFSNSLCSSSPPPPGAGERGRLLSFSGVLYDNFCRFEYHAGADLLKEIQFEEVEGGVKTRILRK; this is encoded by the exons ATGGACCGATACAAAATGCAGCGTCGTGTCCACATCGACGAGTCTCCGCCCCCTCGATTCGACGACGACCCACCGGAGACTCCCGTCGACGGCGACAATCGACGGGGTTCGCTCAGGCTCCGACCCTCGCCCAACAATGTGACCGAAGATCAAGAGCCATTTATGGGGGTCAAGGTCCGAAGAAAGTCCTCTTTGCACAGAGATTACAAGGGGGACTACCTAGACGTGCCCTCGCGGCCGTACCTCATAAAGATTTTGGAAAAACAAG GTGACAAGAAAGTTCTGTTTGCAGACAAGGTTTTGAAATTTACTGGTACGGGGAAGATGAAACAGCGTATATTATTAATTACCGACTTTGCTGTTTACATTGTTGACCCAGAGACTGATTCCCTTAAACGGCGGATAGCCTTGGCTGCTGTTGATAAGATCTGTTTGAGTGAACTAAGTGACAATTTTTTTGCAATTATCATCCCCACCGAGTATGATTCACTTATGGCTAGCACTCGAAAGACTGAAATTGTCACTGTCTTAGTTGAAGCTACCAAGAGCGCATCTGACTATGAGCTTGAGGTTGCTTTCTCCAATAG TCTTTGTtcttcctccccccccccccccggcgcggGGGAGCGGGGAAGATTGCTTTCTTTTTCCGGAGTGTTGTATGATAACTTTTGCAGGTTCGAGTATCATGCTGGTGCTGACTTGTTGAAGGAGATTCAATTCGAGGAGGTCGAAG GGGGTGTTAAAACAAGAATTCTAAGGAAATGA